AGCGTACATCTACATTCACCTGTAGAAAGTGCTTTACTAAAAATTGATGCAGCATATGCTGCTGGGTGTAGGAGATTTGAAGGAGCAATTTTAGGCTATGGTGGATGTCCTTTTGCAAAAGATGAATTGGTCGGAAATATACCGTCAGAATTGCTGGTTGACCGTTTTGGCAAAGGAAGTTTCGAAGACGTTTCTAAATTGATGCAAGGATTTCAAAATTTGATCAACAATGAATTATAATTTCATAAAAACTGAGATAAAAGATCATGTATTTACTTTGACATTAGACAGGGAGGCTAAACGCAATGCTTTTACGCCTACAACTGTTAATGAAATTGCGCATGCTCTAAAGCGAGCAAATGACAATGATGATATCCATGTTTTGGTGTTGAAAGCAAATGGCCCTGTATTCTGTGCGGGAATGGATCTAAAGACCTTTCAAAATAAGGAATTGGATACTCCCAATCCAGAAATTAAAAATCAAGATATTTCATTAGGTGAGGTATTCGATAATTTCAACAAACCTTCTATTGCGGTTGTACAAGGAGATGTAATAGCGGGTGGATTTTTATATATCTTGGGCTGTACCTATGTTTTTGCCAAGACTGACCTAAATTTTAGGCTTCCAGAAATAGCATTACGTATTTTCCGTTTCAAGTGATGGCTGGACTCAGAAGAATAATGCCTGAAAAGAAAGTACTACAGCTATGTTTAGATCCCAATCCATTTAATACCGAAAAAGCAATCGAAATGGGATTGGTTGACGGTTACCTTGAACAAATGGATTTGGAAACTTTCGTGGGTTCTTTTGCGGGAAAAAGTGGTTTTGCAATGAAGCAGGAATAGAAGCATTAAAGGCAATCCGTGATATAGAAAGCTCAAAGCAATATGATTTCTTGTTACAGGCTTTGGATAAACTGAAAGATAGAGAAGAAGTGAAAAAATCTATGGATGAAAAGCTCAATAAAAACTAAGAAACTTTCTTTTCAATCCAGAAATTATTGAATCCCAAACCAATTTCAATATCTAATAATTTCTGTTGTAACATTTCCAGCATAGCCAAGAAATTATAGACAAATTGAACTTTGTTTTCAGAATTCTTTGCCAATTGCGAAAAATCCAATGATTTATTGATTTCAATTAATTCGGCAATTGCTTTCTTTTGTTGTTCTATGCTGTAAGGATATTTTACAACGGTATGTGTGACATCTTGAACTCTATGGGAATAGTTATACATCACTCTTTCATATACCAACATCAGTTTATACAGGTCGAATGTAGAAAGTTCCTCTTCTAGAGTTTGGGCTTTAGCTTCACGGGCAATTTTAAGATCTTGATCTGTATTTCCTCTTTCATAATACTTCCCTCTCCTATCCTCCAATACTTTCAGCTCTTCACAAACTTCTTTAAACTGCTTATAGAGCATAAGTTTTTGGACAAGTTCCTTTTTAAGGTCGATTTCATTTTCATTCTCGTCCAGTTCAGGCCTTGGCAACAGCATTTTGGCCTTGATACGCATCAATGTTGAAGCTACGAAAATAAATTCTGAAGCCAATTCAATGTTTAGGGCCTGCATATGTTGGATATAGGCCAGGAAATCATCCGTTATTTTTGAAATGGGAATATCGTGGATATTGAGCTCATCACGTTCTATAAAGAAACAATAATAAGTCAAAAGGACCCTGAAATTGAGCTAATTTTATTTCGTAGTTCGTAGCTTCCATAGAATATGCCAAAAATAAGGATTTGGTCCAATAAATGGTGATATTGTTTTGAATAAAGCAAAACAATGCTACCTATTAAATTGTATATATATTCTATAGTTAAAAGAATAAATTGTTACTTTGTATCTTATTTTGAAAAATTTTCATTTATGCAGGTAGAAGCAGGACCGCTATTACAACAGATTCAATTTCCATCTGACCTCCGCAATCTGAAGGAGTCAGAACTTGAGGAAGTTTGTAAGGAGCTAAGACAGTTTATCATCGATATCGTGTCTGTAAATGGCGGACATTTTGCAGCTAGTTTAGGCGTTGTTGAATTGACCGTAGCGTTGCATTATGCATTGAATACACCCTATGATCAGGTGATTTTTGATGTAGGGCATCAAGCTTATGGACATAAGATATTGACGGGAAGAAGGGATGATTTTCACACCAATCGTATTATTGGTGGTATTTCTGGTTTTCCTAAACGCAGTGAAAGTGAATATGATGCATTTGGTGTTGGTCACTCCTCAACATCCATCTCTGCAGCTCTCGGTATGGCCGTAGCATCAGCTTATAAAGGTGAAACCGATAGACAACATGTTGCCATTATTGGAGATGGTGCGCTGACCGGCGGGATGGCGTTTGAAGCCCTAAACCACGCTGGTATAGAAAAATCAAACCTATTGGTTATTCTAAATGACAACTGTATGTCCATTGACCCAAATGTGGGTGCAATGAAAGAATATTTAACAAGCATTACAACTTCAAAAAGCTATAATAGATTCAGAGATGATTTGGTTTCTGTATTGGAAAAGATCTCTAAAAAGGGTCCTAATGCATACGGCTGGGCAAAAAAAACTTGAACAGAGCATTAAAGGAACTCTTTTAAAGAACTCTAATCTATTTGAATCTTTAAACTTTAGATATTTTGGACCTGTTGATGGTCATGATGTCAATAAACTTGTAAAGACAATTGAGGACCTGAAACATATCAATGGTCCAAAGCTTTTGCATGTGGTTACTGTAAAAGGTAAAGGCTATGCACTGGCAGAAAAAGATCAAACAAAAT
The Sphingobacterium daejeonense genome window above contains:
- a CDS encoding segregation and condensation protein A, with protein sequence MTYYCFFIERDELNIHDIPISKITDDFLAYIQHMQALNIELASEFIFVASTLMRIKAKMLLPRPELDENENEIDLKKELVQKLMLYKQFKEVCEELKVLEDRRGKYYERGNTDQDLKIAREAKAQTLEEELSTFDLYKLMLVYERVMYNYSHRVQDVTHTVVKYPYSIEQQKKAIAELIEINKSLDFSQLAKNSENKVQFVYNFLAMLEMLQQKLLDIEIGLGFNNFWIEKKVS
- a CDS encoding enoyl-CoA hydratase/isomerase family protein, which produces MNYNFIKTEIKDHVFTLTLDREAKRNAFTPTTVNEIAHALKRANDNDDIHVLVLKANGPVFCAGMDLKTFQNKELDTPNPEIKNQDISLGEVFDNFNKPSIAVVQGDVIAGGFLYILGCTYVFAKTDLNFRLPEIALRIFRFK